The sequence below is a genomic window from Rhizobium sp. NXC14.
CATCAATGACGGCTTCCTGACGCCCTTCAAGGTGAAGCAGATCGCCACGACTTTGGATGATTACGTCTATACAAGCGATGACGACGTGATCGAAGGCGAGGTCGAGACGGGCAAGCGCTACACGGAAGGCGATTTCAACCGCATCATTGAAATCGCCGAACGCGAGCGATATCGCGTCAAGACCTTCATGGAAATGATCGACCAGAATCAGAAGACCATTGTCTTTTGCGCCACGCAGGATCATGCCGCCGCCGTACGCGACCTGATCAACCAGATGAAGGCCAGCACCAATCCGAACTACTGCGTCCGCGTGACTGCAAACGATGGGGCAGAAGGGGAAACCTGGCTGCGAACCTTTCAGGACAACGAAAAAACCATTCCCACCATTCTCACCACGTCGCAGAAGCTATCGACCGGGATAGACGCGCGAAATGTGCGCAACATCGTCCTGATGCGTCCTGTCAATTCGATGATCGAGTTCAAGCAGATCGTCGGGCGCGGCACGCGGCTATACGACGGGAAGGACTATTTCACGATCTATGATTTCGTGAAGGCCTACCAGCATTTCTCCGATCCTGAATGGGACGGCGAACCCGCCGAGCCGCCGGAACCTGACGAGCCAAGATCTCCGCGCCCGCCCAAACAGCCCGGCGACGATAGCGGCACCATCGTCGATCCGCCGCCGTCTGGAGGCCGCATTAAAATAAGACTCGCGGACGGCAAAGAGCGGTCGCTTCAGCATATCGCGGCGACAATGTTCTACAGCCCCGACGGGCGGCCTCTATCGGCAGCGGAATTCATCGAGCGTCTGTTCGGGGACCTACCGGCCCTCTTTAAGGACGAGGCCGAGCTGCGCAAGCTCTGGGGCGATCCCACGACGCGCAAAGGGCTTCTTGATAACTTAAACGACCGGGGCTATGGGCGCGAGCAGCTTAGCGAAATCCGTCGTATGATCGACGCAGAGAAAAGCGACTTATTTGACGTGCTCGCCTATATCGCTTTCGCCCTACCGACCATAACGCGAGCGGAACGGGTTGCGACGCGTAAGACTGTTATCTTGCCCCAATATGAAGACAACCTTCAAGCGTTCCTCGATTTCGTACTATTTCAATACGTTGAGCGCGGTGTAGAGGAGCTTGATCAAGACAAATTGGCGGACCTGATGATCCTGAAATACCGCGGCCTACCTGACGCCACTGCGGCACTTGGCGGCAACGTACGGAGGATAAGGGAAGCATTCGTAAGTTTCCAGCCGATGCTATATTCCTGAGTCCGTTGGCCAATCCTTTCTAAAAATTCGACGAAACGGTTGTCCATGATCTAGCATTTTCTTCGCGTAAAGATAGCATTGATCCATGTATCGCTGCGGTATCTGGGGGGTGTTATGAAGCTGCTAATTACCGACGTTACCGAAATGCATGCCGGGAATTTTTGTGTCGCAGGATGGCGTTCGGCAACGTCTTCAATGGTTCGTCCTCTCCCTAATGGAGCAAATTGGACCGCTGCATTGCTGATCCAACACCAGATTGCACCTGGGACCATTATAAAAGTTCAAGCTAACGGTCACCCACCCAACGGAGCGTTTCCCCATCGAACAGAAGACACGCCTGTGGACCCCACCACAATTCAGTTAGTTTCGTCTCCTCCCTTCAATTGGATGGGCGTTGGCGCGCCCGCTGTAAGCAATTCACTCAAAGCCGCTTTTGGTCCACAATTAGCTGCCAACAGTGAGTGGAATGGTGTCTTACAAGGCGTTCATATACCTGCCAACTCCGTAGGGCCGTCGTTAGGAGCCCTGCGGCTCCATAAGAACCAAGTGTCGTTTGTAGAGGAATTTGGAAAACTGAAGGTTATAGTTGATGATGGCCAGAATGAATACAAGATCGCAGTTTCGAGTGCAGAACTGAAGCAGGTATGGCGAACTGGCGGATTGGCAGCGGTTAATCAATTTGTTCCAAACCAGCATTTGCACGTGAGAATTGGGTTAGCGCGAGCATTTGGTAATCCGCCCGCCTACTGCTATGCGATGTTAAACGGGATTCACTGGTGATGTCTTCCAACACGCAATCGACATTATTTACCATCGGTCACTCGACGCACACTTATGAGAAATTCCTCTCGCTGCTTCTACATGCCGGAATCACCGCTATTGCGGATGTTCGTAGCAGCCCATTCTCCAAACACTTCTCTCATTTTAATGGGGATACCCTAAAGCGCGAGCTTCGAAAGGACGGTATAGAGTATTCTTTTCTCGGAGAAGAGTTGGGGGGGCGACCAACAAGTCCTGATTTCTTTTGTGAAGGGGTAGCCGATTATGAAAAAATGGCGAAGGCCGATAAGTTCAAGAGGGGGCTTTCCAGGGTAATTGAAGGCGCACGCACGTATCAGGTCGCCCTTATGTGCTCAGAGCACAATCCGCTAGATTGTCATCGTTGCCTCTTGGTCGGCAGAGCCTTGAAAGAAAACGGCCTCGACGTGCGTCATATTCTGTCGGACGGTCGGATACGTTCTCACCGGCATATAGAAGACAATCTTCTCGCTCTGCTCGGCAACACTACTGGAGACTTGTTCATGCCTGCGCAAGATCGCCTATCAGCTGCATATCGTGATCGAGCCAGCAAAGTCGCATACGCTTTGCCAGTACACCGGAAAGCCACGTACTAATGGAAAAAGTTGATACATTTACGATTGGTTTTACGCAGACGACGGCCCAGAATTTCTTTGAACGACTAAAGAATGCAGGCGTCAAACGATTGTTAGACGTCCGCTTGAATAATACCTCTCAGTTGGCAGGCTTCGCAAAAGCCAACGATCTAAGATTTTTTTTGAAAACTATTGCTGAAATAGATTATGCTCACGAGCCAAATCTGGCGCCAACAGAAGCTATGCTTACAGCCTTTAAGAAAGAAAAAGGCGACTGGTATACTTATCGAGCTCGATTTATGAACTTGATGGAATTACGACACGTCGAAGAACGATACACTCCTGGGTCGTTTCACGGAGCATGTTTGCTGTGCTCTGAAGCAAAGCCTCATAATTGCCACCGGCAGCTTGTTTGTGAATATCTCAACGGAAAATGGGGAGGTTCTTTAAAGGTTCGCCATCTTTAAGAGCTTGAATCGTGTGACTCCCACCGTCTCAAACCGCTTTGCGGCACCGGCCACCGTCAACAGGAACCTTGCTATTCAAGGCTCTTGAAAACGGGGCGCAACTTAGCGCATAGTTAGCAGAAGGGCTAAACAAAACCAATAAATTCAATTAATTAGAACAACATTCTCCCAATTCCGATGACGCTCTTCGATAGTGTCAGAAAAATCGGCCTGAGCTAATCTGAGATCTGAAGCGACGGCCAAATTCTAGCGCAGTCCTAGCGCAGTCTGAAATCAGCACTATAAAAATCAAATGGTTAGAACCTATGTCTTCCAATTCCGATTCCAAAGGTCACAGGTTCGAATCCTGTCGGGTGCGCCATCATCTTATCGAAATTGTTGAATTGTCGGCTTTTGCGCTCTTCCTCAAAACGGCAATATCGGCAGCGCAATGCTAACCACTCCGGAAAACTCGTTGTTTTCAATATCGGCGAATAGCGGCCGCAGCCCGCGTTAGCACGGTGTTAGCGTAAGTCACCTACCATAGCGACACTATCGGAAACCCGGTTTGTCCGTTGCAACAGCACAAATGGACGCTGGGGATCACGGAAACGCCACGGCTTACGGAGATTGCATGAAACCGGTTCTAGCCAGCCTGATATTGTCGTCTGCCATGCTGCTATCCAGCGCGTCGGGATTTGCCGCTTCTGGCGGATGGCAGTCGGATGGGCAAGGCACGAGATATTGGCATGTCACCCCGCCGCCCGGGCAATGCAATATAAGTCAGGCGAAAAACCGTGCGCTTCGGGCCGGCATCTATCGCAGCGAGATCATGCAGCAGGATGAGAATATCATCGTGCTCAGAGGCCTGGATGAATCGGGCGACCGGCGAACGATCGGTTTCGGCAACATCAGGGGATGTCCAGAGTTGGAAGGCTACGAGGAAAGCCCGAACTTCTGAGGGTATTTAAAGCCGACCATCGCCGTAACTGGCTCCGGCAATTGAATTGGATGCGACCGGACGACGCGACCGGTCGGCCAGGGCCACAAGCCCGTCCAGGTGTCCGCGAGCCCTTGGAAAACGATCTCCCGAAAACAGTGCGACGCCTGCTCCAGAATACGCCATTTACCTCCCGGCGGGGACTGGAAGCGTGAAATCACGCTCGATTTCGTTGACGTTATTCGTGATCGCCAAGGCTTTCAATCCCCACGATTCCCCGTCACCCCGCCGGAAGTATACCGTCGCGGCACTTCTTGAAAACAGGCGGCGACCGCCGCGCTGTTCAAGTAAGAGACTCCATCGCCGCTGGCGCGGGCCAACCGGGAAAACAAATGAGCGCCCCTGAATGCTGATTTACAACAGCGCAGAAAATAAAGATTGAAATCGGCCCCGCCCGTAAATCTTTTATCAGGCCCTACTGTTCTCCCTCCAGGATCTCTGTGTTAGGCAGCCCCAAAAGCGCCAATCTTGCGCGCGACCAAACTACACTCTCGACATCGAAGGCAGGCGCATTGAAGGTTTACAGACCAGAGATTGATGGCCTCAGGGCCATATCGGTGATCGCGGTTATTCTTTACCACGCCGAGTTCACGGTGGCCGGCCACCCGCTGCTTTCTGGTGGATATATCGGCGTCGATGTATTTTTTGTGATCAGCGGCTTCCTGATTTCCCAGATTTTGCTGACGGAAATCGAAGCGACGGGGCGTATCGATTTCCTGAAATTCTATGCCCGTCGTGCGCGGCGAATTCTGCCGGCGTTGTTCGCAGTGATTTTCGGGACGATGCCCTTCGCCTATTATTTTTTGTTGCCGTTGGAACTCACTGATTAGGCGAACTCCGTAGGTTCTTCGCTGCTGTTTGGATCGAATATCTATTTTTATTTTACGGCGGCCCAGTACGGCGAGCCCAATACCCTTCTCAAGCCTTTTCTTCACACCTGGTCGCTGAGCGTCGAAGAGCAGTTTTATATCGCCTTTCCGGTCTTGTTGCTGATCGTGCGCCGATACTTGAAATCGAACTTTTTGCCATGCGTGTTGGTGGCGGCAGCCCTCAGCTTCGTATTCTGTTTCGTCACGGTACGGCACGATCCGCAGCAGGCCTTCTATTCGCCGCTCACCCGGGCCTGGGAGCTGCTGGCCGGAACACTGCTCGCCTATTACGAACTCAGGCGAGGACAGCCTCGCCCCCAGCCGTTGCTCGCGGCAGCCGGGCTTATCCTCGTTGTTGGTTCGCTCATCTTGTTTGGAAAGGATACGGTTCATCCTGGCCGGGTCACTGTGATCCCCGTCGTCGGGACCTGCCTTGTGCTCGCATTCGCCAGCCGTGAGCACGCAGCCGGGCGCCTGCTGGCTTCTCGGCCCGCGGCGCTCACCGGATTGGTGTCCTACTCCTTATATTTGTGGCATTATCCGGTCTTCGCTTTCTGGCGGCTGACAAGCTTGGATTTCGGCAATGGCGACAAGTTTCTCGCCATCGCAGTGACGGTCCTGGTCTCAGTCATCAGCTTTGTCGTCATTGAAAAGCCGCTTCGCCACACCAGGAGAAGCCGCGCTCTCTGGATCACCCTGAGCTCATCCGTTGCAACCATCGCAGCTGCTGTCCTTTCAGCAATCACGATGGCCGGTTTTCCTCACAGGCTGGATGAAGTCTATTCACCTGTCGCGCAGGCGGACGAAGCACGGCTCGAAAGCACTTTTCTAAGCTTGAACGACAACATTCAAGCTGAGAAGCCCGTTATCTTCATCATTGGGGACTCGCACGCCAGAAATTGGTCGATTGCGCTGAAAAATTACGTCGATACCGATCGGTATCAAGTCGTGGCGCTCAGCTATTTGAACTGCATGGTTGAGATCAAGAACGATAGTGTGAAGGCCCCCTCACGCGCCAGCATCTACGACAAATACTGCATTCCCTTTGAAAAATATATCAACGACAAATCATTGCTCAGCCGAACGAAAGCGATCTTCCTCACGAGCCTTCGGCCTTTCGAATACACCGTCAACCCGTTCAGGTTCGAGCTTATTTCCTGGATGAAAAGCCACTCGGATAATGCGCGCGTTTTCGTGTTCGGAAATTACTTCCAGCTCGACGAATTGCACTCGTGCCTGGGGCTGATGTTTCAGAGAAAATCCGACGCCTCTATCTGCCTGCGATCGGCGAGCTATCCGCCGGCCAACCAGCCTTTAGAGCAACTGCCCTTTTTCCCCTCCGGTCTTCCGTTCACCTACGTCGATATCGTCAAGCTTCACTGCGATTATGACAAGGAGAAATGCCTCACCAGCAGCAGGGGTGTTCCATTCATCACAGACTGGAACCATATGACAGCCGAATTTCTGACGACGTTGATTGGTGACATTCTGGAAAAGAAAACCGCCGATCTACGCAGCAACGGTCTGCTCGATTTCCTGGTACCGCCGCACCCCAGCCAAGCCGAACGAACGGCAAGTTCTGAGCCGAACGCTGGTCCCGCGTCTTCCGCCTCTCCATCAAATTAGGCGGTGCTCCGACACAAGGGACGATGAGCTCGGTGTTCAAGTCCGGACCTTCGTATACCATCGTTGAGATGGTGCTCATGCGCACGAGCTAGAAGCACACGACAAGCGCCCTCCACTTCCGTCCCATACCAGACGTTGCTGAGGATCTTTGCCTTCTCTGCCCGACCGGTGGAGCCGTCGCATCCGATCCTCGATATTGCTCGTATTTTGCGATTGAATTTATCCGGTCGGTCGTTCCTTTCGATTATGACAGTAGTTAAAATTGACAGCGAGATCACGATTGGGCGTAAGGTGATCTACGTTAGAATGACGGCTGCGAGGCGCCGGAAATGGCCCGTGCCCCGGCCGCACGGCCCGCCGCTACATCGCCAAAGTTCGCATCAATCTAGCCTTGATAGACAGCCACGTCGGCTTGGCCTTCCTGGTCCGACGCTTCTGATTGCAGGCGAAACAAACAAGATGAAGATTTTCGAGGCAACTGTTTCCGCCCTAAGCCTTCGCTTGCGCATCCGCCTGTTAGCAATTTGTTGACCATAAGCTGGCTTTACTGGGCCTGATGGATGGGAGGTTTCCGCCCGCCGTCGAATGTTTGGTGTGGGACGGGATTGTTCGTGTTGGAGTATTCACAGGGTTTGTCGGGTGAAGCCTTGGGCGGAATTGCCGCGCTCCTGTCGCGGGCCAAACGCTTCGCGGCACAGACCATTCTGCCGGCTCTCTTTGCGCTGCCGGCACTTGCCGGTTCTGCATCCCTTGCATCGGCGGAAGATCGGGCGCTGAAGCTTTTCTTCACCCACACCGGCGAGAGGGCCACGATCACCTACAAGCGGGATGGAAAGTTCGATTCCAGGGGCCTTGCCCAGATCAACCGGTTTCTGCGCGACTGGCGAAGGATGAGCCGACTCGGATGGATCCGCGGCTGCTCGACCTGGTCTGGGAGGTGTATAAGAAGAGCGGCGGCAAGGATTATATCCACGTCGTCTCCGCCTATCGTTCCCCAGCCACCAACAACATGCTGCGCAACCGTTCGCGCAGCACTGGCGTCGCCAAGAAGAGCCAGCACATGCTGGGCAAGGCGATGGATTTCTACGTTCCCGGCGTGAAGCTTGCGACGCTGCGTGCCATTGCCATGCAGATGCAGGTCGGCGGTGTCGGCTATTATCCGACCTCGGGATCCCCCTTCGTGCATCTCGACGTCGGCAATGTCCGGGCCTGGCCCCGCATGTCCCGGCAGGAACTCGCGCGTATATTCCCGAATGGGAAAACGATGCATCTTCCGGCAGATGGCCGGCCGCTGCCGGGATATAATCAGGCGGTTGCGAACTACAGGAAACGCGTCAGCTCCACCTCGATCGAGATCGCCAGCACCGCCGGAGAAGACGAAGACGCGGGAGCCTCCACCACGCCAAGCGGCGGCACCACCGCGCTGCTGCCGACGCCGAAAAGCCGGGCCTTGAACGCGCTGGCGCAACAGACCGGCGCGGTCGAGCGAGATGACAAAGGCTCCGCTCCCGATCTTTCATCTCTCCCGATTCCGATACCGGCGATGCGCCCCCTCGCCCTGGCGCAGGACTCGGGCGCGGACGACAGGCTGGTGACTGCCTCGATCGGCCCGATTGCGGCACTTCCGGAGAGACGCCCGCCCGCATTGCCGGCTCACGCGCGCTTCCATCCCGTCGTTGCCGCCCAGCAGACCTCCAGGCAGGGTACCGACATGATCGCCTCCCTGCCGATGACCGCTTCCTGGGAAGAAGCAGATTTCCTTGCATCGACGTCAGAAGCGGCGCTGATGCAATGGGCGCTGCATTCTCCCGGCGCGGCGATTGGATTGAGCGCGCCTCGCCTTTCCCCACGCACGGTCCATCGCGAGGCGAATGTCGCGGCTTCAGACGAGAACACCGTTCCGGTCGCCGCCACAGGTCCGTTCGACGCCAGCCGGTTTTCGTCGCTCCCGGAGGGTTGACCACCGAAAAACGATAGATGCATAGGGGCCAGAAGTCGTTTCTAAGCTTGCGTCAGAGAAGTGCTCCGGTGCTGTGGGTACAATGGCGGAGAGCTAATGGCGACACGGCAATAGCAGAGATGCTCTTGTCTCCGTTCCCGATCGAATCAATAGAGCGATTAAAATATCAACGCGAGGTTTGAAATATATCATCACTCGCTCAGCGCTTATGAGCCGTATCAACAAGATCATAAGCCGTAGGAACTTCTTCAATGCCGGTGAGTTAAGAGTGCGGATGTGATCGTCGGTCAGTCGACTTCGCATTTGTCCTTTCCAACTTCGCAGCCCCGCAATCCAGCGGGGCTTTTTTTTGCAGAAGTACTTTGCTCGGTACGGCACCGTACGGAAACTCTTGCGACCCGCGGGCGTTTCTTGCTTCGGATCGCGCAGAAGGAGCCTCTCCTGTCTCCGCGCGCACCCCTATGCCCTGTGCGATCCACAATACCTCGACAAAACCTTCCGAGATCCGATTGCGAGCTGCGGCAGGGCAGCGGCCGAGCCGACGCCGGCCGCTCCACCCTTTCATCCGGCCGAGTGGCGCTGTGCATATGCCGGCGGCTCATCTCACTGTCTCAGTGAACGACCGCGATCACCCGTATTCCGGCTTCCTCCGCGGCGCGAATGAGGGCGGCGCGCGCCATATCGGGCGAAATATTGCCCTGGATCGCGTCAAGGCAGGTCTTTACAGCCGCTATATATTCCCGGCCGTCATCCGTCGGCCAGGCGGCGACAAGCGCGCCTGCGACCTCACCGAGCGACCGGACCAGCCTGTGTTTTTCCTGACCGCCCATCACAAGCATCAGAGGCGCGAAGTCTTCGCTTGTGTGCCAGTCTACAATTCCGACCGTCTGTATTGCCATTCGTTGCTTCACCTCACAAGAAGCCTTCCTCATCCGCTCAAACGCAGGCGCCGGGTTCGGCAGGTTGGCGCTTTGGCAGGAGGTCTCGACGGTGTTTCGCGACAGACCAAAACCTTCCTGAGATGTCCCTTCAATCGGACGGGAAGCATCTAAGGCAGGTGATGCAGGGGAAAAGCCGGACCTAAGTCGGACTGGAAGGGCGGCAGCGGCTGTTCATATAACAGAGTCATGTAACCTGTAGGTCCGTGGAGGGGCGGAACGGGAGGAGGAGATGAAGTTCGGCCCCGATAACAACAACCATGAAGAGCGCTTTTCGCAAGGCCACAGTTCGGCAGCAACCGTCGCCACAATCGAAGCAGCCCTTTCCGCTGATCCCGACATCGACAGCAGCGCTATCGAGGTCAGGATGCTCGGTCCTGTCGTGCTGCTTGAAGGCTATATTACCAAGCCCGCCGACCGCGACAAAGCCATCGCGCTTGCGGCGATGATCGTCGGTGAGGAGAATGTCCACGACCGGATGCTGAGCCGTTTCTCCACGCAGTAGCGAGGGGTCGGCGACTAGGACCAAGGTCGGCTAAGCCCCGGCCTCTAGTCCTAACTCCGGAACCGTTCCTCCATTATCCGGTTGGTACGCCAGCGGAACCAACCGCATCAAAGGAGGAACATTGATGAATATCAAAGCAGTAGGAATTGCCGCTGGTCTCCTGTTGGCCTCGACCTCTGCCTTTGCGCAGCAGTCGACGGTCACAGGCGCGGTCGGAGGCGCCGCGACGGGTGCCATCGTCGGCGGCCCGGTGGGTGCTGCTGTCGGCGGCATCGTCGGCGGCGTCGCAGGCAGCGTCATCGATCCGCCGCCGCCAAAGGTGGTGACCTATGTCGAGCAGGCTCCCGCCCCGGCTGAACGCGTCGTGGTGAAGGAGAAGGTTGTCGTCGGGCAGCCCCTGCCGGAGACAGTCGTCGCGACGCCAATTCCTGACGATCCGAAATATGCCTATGCGATCGTCAACGATCAGCGTGTGATCGTCGAACCTTCCTCGCGGACGGTCATCCAGGTCATCGAGTGACAGACGGGCGGCAAAGCCGCCATTCCAACAATCAGGGCGCGCATGTCACGCATGAGAATGCGGGCGGTACCGCCTGTTCGAGCTTCGGAGAATGATCATGAAAAGCAACCATCTCGCCATGCTTCTGGCAGCGCTGTCGCTCGGCGTATCGCCGCTTGCGACACTGCCGGCCGCGGCCCAGCAGGACACCACAAAGAGCAGCGGCCAGACCCAGTCCGGTTCTCAAAGCACGGATTCCGGCTCGCAATCCGGGGCCGGCAAGACCGACTGCACCCCCGATGCTTCCGGGGCCTGCCCGCAGGGCAAGGGCCAGACGACGCAGCAGAAATCCGGCCAGGGCTCCGACATGAAAAAGAGTGCTGAACAGCCTTCCAACGACAACGGTTCGACGAGCGGAAGCACCTCGGGCAAGGCTTCGACGGAAACCAAGCCCGCATCGCCGGACGCCAGCGGCGCCACCACCACCGAACAGAAGCCCACCGCCAAATCCGGCACGACCGATACCAGCGGCTCCGCCACCACAGGCACAAAAGGCAGCACTACGCAGAGCGGCGACGCGACCAAGCAGTCGACTGATCAGAATGCGACGACGACAAACAAGAGCTCGTCGGAAACCAACGTCAACAACAACACGACAACGAACAAGCAGACTTCGAACACCACCAACGTCAACATCTCGGTCGAACAGCAGACTGAAATTCGATCGGTGGTGAAGGAGGTCCATGTCGCACCGGTGAAGGAAGTGGACTTCACGGTCTCCGTCGGGGTGAAAATCCCGAAGAAGGTGCGGCTCGAACCATTGCCGCCGCGCATCGTCAAGATCGTTCCGCAGTATGAAGGCTATCGCTTCTTCATCCTTGCGGATGGCCGGATCGTCATCGTCGATCCGAATGCTCTGACGATCGTCTATATCATCGAGGCCTAAGGCCTAACACGCAGATTCCGGCGGCGTCTTTTTCGCCGCCGGGCGGCCCACCACACCCTCCATCCAATACGCACATTGAGTGACTGGCCTTCCTTCCGGCTTGAGCGTCTACTCTATCGCTCTGGCGGAGGAAGCAGACCATGGCCATGTATCTCACACGCTTCAGCTATACGCCCGAAACCTGGGCGCGCATGATCGAAAAGCCTGAGGATCGCCGCGAGGCGGCACGCAGCTACATCGAATCCGTGGGCGGCAAACTCCATGGGTTCTGGTATGCCTTTGGCGAGCATGACGGATGGAATTTGTGGGAGGCGCCCGACAACGTATCGATGGCGGCCGTCACGCTTGCGATCGGCGCCGGCGGCGCGCTCAGCTCGATCGAGACCACCGTGCTGCTCGAAGTCGAGGACACGATCCAGGCCCTGGAAAGAGCGAAGTCGATCCGATACCGCCCGCCGGCAGCCTAGGTTGCGGTAGCATCAAAGCGCGCCGAGGCCTTTCGGATCCGCTCGCGCTTCAGTTCATTGTTTACGCATGCTGCTGTCGAAGAACCGCAGCCTATTCGCTCTGCCTGAAATTCCGGATCCGATCGAACAGCACCGCCAGCACGATCGCGCCGCCGATAAAAGTCCCCTGCCAGAAGGCGTTGATGCCGAGCAGACCGAGGCTGTTGCGGATCACTTCGATCAGAGCCGCACCGACCAGGGCGCCGAAGGCGGTGCCGACGCCGCCGGCGAGATTGGCGCCGCCAATGACGGCGGCGGCGATGACCTGCAGTTCCATGCCGGCCCCGATATTGGTGGTGACGGCGCCGAGCCAGCCGGTCTGGACGATGCCGGCAATGCCGGCCGACAGCGCCGAAATCATGTAGACGGCGACCTTGATGCGACGCACCGGAACGCCGGTCAGTGTCGCGGCGTGTTCATTGCCGCCGATGGCGAAGATATAGCGGCCGAACCGCGTCCAGCGCAGCACGAAGCCGGTCAGAAGCGCCAGAATGATCATGTAGAGGACAGGATTGGCGATGCCGAGAAACCAGGCGCCGCCGCCGAGCGCCAGGAGCTTGTCGTGATCGGGACCGAACTGGAAAACGACGGTGTTGTTGGAGGCGACCATGGCGAGGCTGCGCGCCACCGACAGCATGCCAAGCGTCACCACGAAGGGCGGGAAATCGAGATAGGCGATCATAACGCCATTGAAAGCGCCGACGACAAGCGCCGTGCCGATCGCGGCCGCTATGCCGATTTCGATGCCGTAACCGGCATGCATGGTGACAGCCAGCACCATGCTGCAGAGGCAGAGCACCGAGCCGACGGAGAGGTCGATGCCGCCGGTGATGATGACCAGCGTCATGCCGAGCGCGATGATGGCGACGAAGGTGACGTTCCGGGTGATGTTGTAGAGGTTCTTCGCCGTCGCAAAGGAATCCGTGGCAAAGGACAGGAAGAGGCAGGCGAGGATGACGGCGATCAGCACCCAGAAGGTCTGACTGCCGACGAACTCCGAAAGCCGGCTTCGCTCTCTCTGCGCAATCGTCTGATCGAGGGTAACTGCCATTGCTGACCTTCTTTTCTGCCCGGTTCCACGCCGCTCAAACCTGTTCGATGGCGCCTGTTATGAGACCCGTCACTTCCTCCGGCGAGCTCGCCGCAATTGATTTGTCGGCGACTTTCCGGCCGCGGCGCATGACGATCACCCGATCGGCGACGGTAAAGACGTCGGGCATGCGGTGACTGATCAGCACGACCGCGATGCCGCGATCACGCAGCTCGCGGATCAGGTTCAAGACCTCCGCCACCTGGCGGACCGAAATCGCAGCGGTCGGCTCGTCCATCAGCACGATCTTCGCTTCCGACAGCATGGTGCGGCCGATCGCCACCGCCTGCCGCTGGCCGCCCGACATCTGCTTGACGAGGTCACGCGGGCGGGTTTCCGATTTCAGCTCCTTGAAGATCTCGCCGGC
It includes:
- a CDS encoding ATP-binding cassette domain-containing protein, which codes for MSFTLEAGQVVGLMGDNGAGKSTLVKMIAGNFRPSEGTMRLDGKEIVMHRPVEARQHGIEIVHQDLALCNNLTAAANVFLGRELRRGIGPFRVLDYKTMYRRAGEIFKELKSETRPRDLVKQMSGGQRQAVAIGRTMLSEAKIVLMDEPTAAISVRQVAEVLNLIRELRDRGIAVVLISHRMPDVFTVADRVIVMRRGRKVADKSIAASSPEEVTGLITGAIEQV
- a CDS encoding ABC transporter permease — its product is MAVTLDQTIAQRERSRLSEFVGSQTFWVLIAVILACLFLSFATDSFATAKNLYNITRNVTFVAIIALGMTLVIITGGIDLSVGSVLCLCSMVLAVTMHAGYGIEIGIAAAIGTALVVGAFNGVMIAYLDFPPFVVTLGMLSVARSLAMVASNNTVVFQFGPDHDKLLALGGGAWFLGIANPVLYMIILALLTGFVLRWTRFGRYIFAIGGNEHAATLTGVPVRRIKVAVYMISALSAGIAGIVQTGWLGAVTTNIGAGMELQVIAAAVIGGANLAGGVGTAFGALVGAALIEVIRNSLGLLGINAFWQGTFIGGAIVLAVLFDRIRNFRQSE